The following coding sequences lie in one Saimiri boliviensis isolate mSaiBol1 chromosome 6, mSaiBol1.pri, whole genome shotgun sequence genomic window:
- the SMTNL1 gene encoding smoothelin-like protein 1 translates to MEQKEEKPSEDGTIISPGADNPEMSGGGDLAEETKGTAGKVIHEGPPTEAGKQEKAPAEDGKSAELQGEANGLDEVKVESRREAGGKEDAEAELKKEDGEKEQATTTSQEMTGRKEETKSEPKEAEEKEESTLASSEKQKAEEKEVRPESKEKADANDRDKPEPKAIVGEEEAKTASQEERGQREERSTKPKEEAVDKEARAELQKVAVVEDEAKAGPKEPSGKEEAKHDAKEEADAKAEADAKEEAGAKAEADAKEEADAKAEADAKEEAGAKAEADAKAEADAKEEADAKAEADAKEEAEEAEPGSPSEEQEQDVETGPEEGAGVTPSSPEEWPESPTGVGHALSTDGLGPDSIASGETSPSASESSPSDAPQSPPESPPSGEKKAPERRVSAPARPRGLRAQNRKAIVDKFGGAASGPTALFRNTKAAGAAIGGVKNMLLEWCRAMTRKYEHVDIQNFSSSWSSGMAFCALIHKFFPDAFDYAELDPTKRRHNFTLAFSTAEKLADCAQLLDVDDMVRLAVPDSKCVYTYIQELYRSLVQKGLVKTKKK, encoded by the exons atggagcagaaggaagagaagccCTCTGAGGATGGGACCATCATCTCCCCAGGTGCAGACAACCCTGAGATGTCAGGAGGCGGAGACCTGGCAGAAGAGACGAAAGGCACAGCTGGAAAGGTCATCCATGAGGGGCCTCCCACCGAGGCAGGAAAGCAGGAAAAGGCACCAGCCGAGGATGGCAAGTCAGCAGAACTCCAGGGGGAAGCGAATGGATTAGATGAGGTCAAGGTGGAATCTCGGAGGGAGGCTGGTGGGAAAGAGGACGCTGAGGCTGAACTTAAAAAGGAGGATGGTGAGAAAGAACAGGCCACCACAACTTCTCAGGAGATGACTGGCAGGAAAGAAGAGACCAAATCCGAACCCAAGGAAgctgaggaaaaggaggagagcaCACTGGCCTCCTCCGAGAAGCAGAAGGCTGAGGAGAAAGAGGTCAGGCCGGAATCTAAGGAGAAAGCCGATGCCAACGACAGAGACAAGCCTGAACCTAAGGCAATTGTTGGGGAGGAGGAGGCCAAGACGGCCTCTCAGGAGGAGAGAGGCCAGAGGGAGGAGCGCAGCACTAAACCTAAGGAGGAGGCTGTAGACAAAGAGGCCAGGGCGGAACTGCAGAAGGTGGCCGTGGTGGAGGATGAGGCTAAGGCTGGACCCAAGGAGCCCAGTGGGAAAGAGGAGGCCAAACACGATGCAAAAGAGGAGGCTGATGCAAAGGCGGAGGCTGATGCAAAAGAGGAGGCTGGTGCAAAGGCGGAGGCTGATGCAAAAGAGGAGGCTGATGCAAAGGCGGAGGCTGATGCAAAAGAGGAGGCTGGTGCAAAGGCGGAGGCTGATGCAAAGGCGGAGGCTGATGCAAAAGAGGAGGCTGATGCAAAGGCAGAGGCTGATGCAAAAGAGGAGGCGGAAGAGGCC GAGCCAGGCAGTCCCAGCGAAGAGCAGGAGCAGGACGTGGAAACGGGGCCCGAGGAAGGAGCAGGGGTGACTCCCAGCTCCCCCGAGGAGTGGCCTGAGAGCCCCACGGGGGTGGGTCATGCCCTCAGCACAG ATGGGTTGGGTCCAGACTCCATAGCTTCTGGAGAGACCAGTCCTTCAGCCAG TGAGTCTTCACCCAGCGATGCACCCCAGAGTCCCCCTGAGTCCCCTCCATCAGGGGAGAAGAAGGCACCAGAGCGCAGGGTATCAGCCCCTGCTCGGCCCCGGGGGCTACGGGCACAGAACCGCAAAGCCATCGTGGACAAGTTTGGCGG GGCAGCGTCTGGCCCCACTGCCCTGTTCCGGAACACTAAGGCAGCTGGGGCAGCCATTGGTGGTGTCAAGAACATGCTCTTGGAGTGGTGCCGAGCCATGACGAGAAAATACGAG CACGTGGACATCCAGAACTTCTCCTCCAGCTGGAGCAGCGGCATGGCCTTCTGTGCCCTCATCCACAAGTTCTTCCCTGACGCCTTTGACTACGCAGAGCTGGACCCCACAAAGCGCCGGCACAACTTCACCCTGGCCTTCTCCACAGCAGA GAAACTGGCTGATTGTGCTCAGCTGTTGGACGTGGATGACATGGTGCGGTTGGCCGTGCCCGACTCCAAGTGTGTCTACACCTACATCCAGGAACTGTACCGCAGCCTCGTGCAGAAAGGACTGGTGAAGACCAAGAAGAAATGA
- the UBE2L6 gene encoding ubiquitin/ISG15-conjugating enzyme E2 L6 isoform X1, translated as MSAPQRPCALAAGARAPRRTHDPQSRAPGGPRPPRLPTKTELEDLQSKLPPYLRNLSSDDANVLVWHALLLPDQPPYHLKAFNVRISFPQEYPFKPPAIKFTTKIYHPNVDEDGQVCLPIISNENWKPCTKTCQVLEALNVLVNRPNVAEPLRVDVADLLTQNPELFRKNAEEFTLRFGMDRPS; from the exons ATGAGCGCCCCCCAGCGCCCCTGCGCGCTCGCGGCCGGTGCACGCGCCCCCCGCAGGACTCACGATCCTCAGAGCCGCGCGCCCGGAGGCCCACGCCCCCCCCGTCTCCCCACAAAGACC GAGCTGGAGGATCTTCAGAGCAAGCTTCCCCCGTACCTGCGGAACCTGTCCAGCGATGATGCCAATGTTCTGGTGTGGCATGCTCTCCTCCTACCT GACCAACCTCCCTACCACCTCAAGGCCTTCAATGTGCGCATCAGCTTCCCCCAGGAGTATCCGTTCAAGCCTCCCGCGATCAAATTCACAACCAAGATCTACCACCCCAATGTGGATGAGGACGGACAGGTCTGCCTGCCCATCATCAGCAACGAGAACTGGAAGCCTTGCACCAAGACTTGTCAAG TGCTGGAGGCCCTCAATGTGCTGGTGAATAGACCGAATGTGGCAGAGCCCCTGCGGGTGGACGTCGCTGACCTGCTGACGCAGAATCCAGAGCTGTTCAGGAAGAATGCTGAAGAGTTCACCCTCCGATTCGGAATGGACCGGCCCTCCTAA
- the UBE2L6 gene encoding ubiquitin/ISG15-conjugating enzyme E2 L6 isoform X2, translating to MTASVRVAKELEDLQSKLPPYLRNLSSDDANVLVWHALLLPDQPPYHLKAFNVRISFPQEYPFKPPAIKFTTKIYHPNVDEDGQVCLPIISNENWKPCTKTCQVLEALNVLVNRPNVAEPLRVDVADLLTQNPELFRKNAEEFTLRFGMDRPS from the exons ATGACGGCGAGCGTGCGAGTGGCGAAG GAGCTGGAGGATCTTCAGAGCAAGCTTCCCCCGTACCTGCGGAACCTGTCCAGCGATGATGCCAATGTTCTGGTGTGGCATGCTCTCCTCCTACCT GACCAACCTCCCTACCACCTCAAGGCCTTCAATGTGCGCATCAGCTTCCCCCAGGAGTATCCGTTCAAGCCTCCCGCGATCAAATTCACAACCAAGATCTACCACCCCAATGTGGATGAGGACGGACAGGTCTGCCTGCCCATCATCAGCAACGAGAACTGGAAGCCTTGCACCAAGACTTGTCAAG TGCTGGAGGCCCTCAATGTGCTGGTGAATAGACCGAATGTGGCAGAGCCCCTGCGGGTGGACGTCGCTGACCTGCTGACGCAGAATCCAGAGCTGTTCAGGAAGAATGCTGAAGAGTTCACCCTCCGATTCGGAATGGACCGGCCCTCCTAA